A single genomic interval of Ischnura elegans chromosome 3, ioIscEleg1.1, whole genome shotgun sequence harbors:
- the LOC124155029 gene encoding uncharacterized protein LOC124155029 translates to MKTCPSVFGLGGLVAAIILSTIPGVTHGRPSVITDRQPKFSFMVPMNSYVYPMFMPPLRIMAPRLVIHGGSGAGRHTLSTGISKVPDRDAPKESVSGNGKATENNGDSWTKVSQSDASLKSVAKLNLPVRTHPMKIYVYHPAQRVKISNYLSLDADEPSKEFSMGAGSRNEESSHTRVGDTEVSSALLKRSARKAEPKIVPPWRSGEDKPIPFFQGFTSTPMAPKPLNFSGKPESKGQNSTPEIDSDMYGRPVSKCDGACNSHLTAKKSASEIGTTSETLEGDEISSTSE, encoded by the exons ATGAAGACATGTCCCTCTGTATTTGGACTAGGGGGATTGGTTGCTGCCATTATCCTCTCAACAATACCTG GTGTGACTCATGGACGCCCTAGTGTCATCACGGATAGACAACCGAAATTCAGCTTTATGGTCCCCATGAATTCTTACGTTTATCCCATGTTCATGCCTCCACTGCGAATTATGGCCCCGCGGTTGGTAATTCACGGTGGTTCTGGTGCGGGTCGACATACTCTTAGTACTGGGATATCCAAGGTACCAGACAGGGATGCTCCCAAGGAGAGCGTTAGCGGAAACGGAAAAGCTACAGAAAATAACGGAGATTCTTGGACTAAAGTTTCACAATCGGACGCATCGTTAAAATCAGTTGCAAAACTTAACCTGCCCGTCAGAACACatccaatgaaaatttatgtgtaCCATCCCGCCCAACGTGTGAAAATCAGTAACTACCTCTCTCTGGACGCCGATGAACCATCGAAGGAATTTTCAATGGGTGCAGGGTCAAGAAATGAGGAATCATCTCACACACGAGTTGGTGACACCGAAGTCTCGTCAGCACTTTTGAAAAGGTCTGCCCGGAAGGCGGAACCTAAGATCGTGCCGCCCTGGAGAAGCGGCGAGGACAAACCTATCCCATTCTTTCAGGGGTTCACATCAACCCCAATGGCACCCAAGCCTTTGAATTTCAGTGGAAAACCAGAGTCCAAAGGACAGAATTCAACACCTGAGATTGACTCCGATATGTACGGCAGGCCTGTGTCCAAATGTGATGGCGCATGTAACTCTCACCTCACTGCTAAGAAGTCTGCATCTGAAATTGGAACCACTTCGGAAACCTTAGAAG GTGACGAAATTTCAAGCACAAGTGAATAG